DNA from Stutzerimonas decontaminans:
GGCGCCTCGAATTACACCTATGCCTGCGCGACGCCGGGCGAAACCCAGGTGGACTGGCTGACTTCGCTGGGGCAGGCGCTTGCCTACTTCGGCGGCGTGCCGGAGATGGTGGTGCCGGACAATCCGCGCGCCCTGGTCGCCCAGCCGGATCGCTACGAGCCCGGCCTGAACCGGGCGACGCTGGAGTGCGCGCGGCATTACCAGACGGTGATGCTGCCAGCCCGGCCACGCAAACCTCAGGACAAGGCCAAGGCCGAGGTGGCGGTGCAGGTGGTCGAGCGCTGGATCATGGCGCGGCTGCGCCACCGGCAGTTCTTCAGCCTGCATGCGCTCAACCAGGCCATCGCCGAACTGCTGGAGGAGCTGAATCGACGCCCGTTCAAGCGCCTCGACGGCTGCCGGCGCGACTGGTTCGAGCGCCTGGATCGCCCAGCCCTACGCCCGCTGCCGGAGCATCCCTACGAGGTCGCCAGCTTCAAGCGCTGCAAGGTCAACATCGACTACCACATCGAGGTCAATGGCAGCTTCTACAGCGTGCCCTCGGCCCTGGCCCGGCAGAGCGTCGAGGTGCGGCTGACGGCGCACACCCTGGAAGTGCTGCATGGCAACCGGCGGGTGGCCAGCCACCTGCTGCTGGGCCGTCGCGGCGCCTACAGCACGCAGCGCGAGCACATGCCCGCCGCGCACCAGGCGCATCGCGAATGGACGCCGCAACGCCTGCTCGACTGGGGCGAGCGGATCGGCCCCTACACGCGCCAACTGATCGATCACCAACTGACCCACAAGCCGCACCCGGAGATGGGCTACCGCGCCTGCCTCGGCCTGCTCTCGCTGGCCCGCCGCTATGGCAATGCCCGCCTGGAAGCCGCCGCCGAACGGGCCGTCCAGCTACGCGCTTTCACCGGGCGCAGCGTGCGCAACCTACTTCAGCAAGGCCTGGATCGACAGCCGCTGCCCAAGCGTGCGGCCGAAGCGAGCCTCCCCGAGCACCACGAAAACGTCCGTGGCGCCGACTACTACCAACCCCCGCAACAGGAGCTGTTCGATGATGCCGCAACACACCCTGAATCAACTGCACCAGCTACGCCTGGACGGCATGGCCCGCGCACTGGAGGAGCAATGGACGCTGCCGGCCAGCTACAGCCTGAGCTTCGATGAACGCCTCGGCCTGTTGCTTGACCGTGAACTGGCCTGGCGTGACAACCAGCGCCTGGTGCGGCTGCGCAAGAAAGCCAAGCTCAAGTACAGCAATGCCTGCCTAGAGGATCTCGATCGGCGTCCCGGCCGCGCCCTGGACGAGCGCCTGATCGCCGCTCTGGCCAACGGTGACTGGATCCGCCAGCAGCACAACCTGCTGTTGACCGGCCCGACCGGTGCCGGCAAGACCTGGCTGGCCTGTGCCTTGGGCAACCAAGCCTGCCGCCAGGGCTACAGCACCCTGTATCTGCGCACCCCGCGCCTGCTGGAGCAACTGCGCATCGCCCACGGCGACGGCAGCTTCGGCCGCACCCTGCAACAGCTGGCAAAGGTCGACGTCCTGGTTCTGGACGACTGGGCGCTAGCCCCGCTGGAGGAAGGGGCCCGGCATGACCTGCTGGAGGTGATCGACGACCGCGCCGGCAACCGCTCCACCATCCTGACCAGTCAACTGCCCATCGAACACTGGCACGGCTGGATCAACGACCCGACCTTGGCCGATGCCATCCTTGATCGCCTGGTGCACAACGCTTACCGATTGACGATGAAGGGCGAGTCACTGCGCCGGAAAAAAGCCGAGGAAGACACCGCATCGTGACCGATGCGATTACAATCTCAAAACCGCGCAACCGGGACGGAAGCACCGGTCACGTATTAGCGAAACGCTCGGTCACGTTCACCGAAATCCGCAGCCGCCCGTTTCGCAAGCTGCCGGGCTCCCGGCACTCGGCCTTCGAGGCTCTGGATCGTCTGGCGCTGCGCCCCTTGCCGGTGCAACCCTACGTCTACGCCGAGTGGAAGAAGGCGCGGGTGGCTTCATCGACCAGCCAATCACTTGGCGCGAAAACAGATCCAGTACCACCACCAAGTACAACCAACCCTCATAGGTGCGGATGTAAGTGATGTCGGTGACCCAGACCTTGTTCGGTTCACTGACGTTGAACTTCCGCTCCAGACGGTTGGGCGAGGCCACAGTCGGCTTGCCACCATAGTACCCGGGGCGCCGACGATAACCGGTCTGCGAGCGCAGTCCCTCTCCCCGCATCAGGCGAGCCACGCGGTGCCGGCCACAAGACTCGCCCAGCTCACGCAGGTCGTCGTGGATCTTGCGGTAGCCGTAGACCTCGCCGCTTTCCAACCAGGCATGCTTGATCAATCCGAGCAGACGCTGATCCTCCTTGGCGCGTGCAGATTTCGGCTCGGCCAGCCAGGCGTAGTAACCGCTGGGATGTACCTGGAGGGTCTGGCAGAGGCGCCGCACCGGGTACTCCACCGACAGCTTGCTGATAACGGCGTACTTCAGCCGGACTCCTTGGCAAAGTACGCGGCGGCCTTTTTTAGGATGTCTCGCTCTTCGGTCACTCGCTTGAGTTCAGCGCGCAAACGACGCAGTTCGGCTTGCTGATCATCTACCTGCTGCCGCTGTACTTGGGGCTTGCTGTAGCGCTTTACCCAGGCGTACAGGCTATGCGCGGACACACCTAGACGCTCTGCCACATCGGCAACACGCAAGCCGCGCTCAGTGATGTGCTTGACCGCTTCGATCTTGAATTCTTCGGGGTAACGCTGGTTGCTCATGGCACCTCCTGATAGGCCTCATTATGAGGCTTGGAGGTGTCTACGAAACTAGGGGCGATTCACACCAAGCGGCCAAAGCCATCAAGCAGCTTGTCAACCCAGTGACAGCGCAAGGTTCAACACTTCCCAAGAAACCCAAACTCAAGCAAATCCGCTCGATCACTGAAGAAGACTACAGAGAGCTTCAGGAGCATCTGTTAGCGCGTGAATTCATGGACGAGGCCTGGTCGCTCGTACTTGCCTATTACTTGGGGGTACGCCCCTGTGAGATGCGCTCGATCACGGTGACAGGCAATCACGTTCATATCATTGGCGGCAAAAAAAATGCTCCGCAGGATAGGGGCGCCGACAGAACACTGGTCATTGACGACCCTGCCGTGCTCCAGGTTGTGGCTGGCGCCGCGAAATGGATGCGTATCTGCCCTCGCACTAATACAGCTATTCGGGATCGCCTGCGCAAGGAGTGCCGTGCTCTGTGGCCACGGCGCAAACAGCAGCCGACCCTGAAAAGCTTCAGGCACCAGATTGGTTCGAACCTGAAAGCGTCAGGTGAAAGCGATGAAGCTCTCGCCTACATGATGGGGCACCAATCCATTGAATCCATCAGCGTCTATGGGAACCGTCGATCTGGGGCTGGTCACAAATTGCATATCAGACCTGCACAGGACGCTGACTTGTCAAAAGTTCGCCACCCCAAACAGCCTGCTGTTTTTGGTCGAGAACGAGTGGTCGGCCGTATCGAGGCGCCACAGCGCCTGACAAACCGACGAACAACTGCACACCCTGTCGCAAATGAACGTTAGCGTTAGCGGCCGGGCATCATCTCAGGCGCCAGCCATCTGCCTAATCGTAAATGCCCTTCGTCCAACCACCGTAAACCCAGTGGACTCCGGTATTGACTGTTCAAAAACACGCCCGGTCTGCTCCAAGCGCAGATAGCGCGTTGCGCACTTTTTATCCAAACAGTTGGCTTTGAACCCTAAAGGGCTTTGGAAAACCAGCGGAGCCCTGCCAGAGCACACCGGGCACTTTTCCAAAGCAAGAATCGCCTGGTTGTGACCTTCCAGGGCTGACGCTTGCGCAGTGGAGTTAGAGGCAACCAATGCCTCCTTGAGCGCCGTCACTGCCTCCCCGGCCAAGGCCTCAGTAACAATCAGTTCATTTTGCTCTGAATTAACCTGAACCCCCGCAACCTGCTTTGCCTGTTCCAGCACTTTTTGCGGGATTTTTTGCAACGGCTGCGCATACGTAATCAGAGCCATTCGGCAAAGCACCTGGTCAACCAGCAAGCCAAAGCGCTCCGTGCAATACATGTCCGTGGGAGACAGCGGTATCCACTGCTCCGGGCAATAAGCCGCATCAATCTCCTGCCCCATTGCCGGCCAGGCGATAAACCGCTCCTTGCTCTGTGGGGTCACCTCAGGAGCAGGCGCATCACTCAACCAAGGCACAATGGTAAGCAATACCTCCTCTGGCGCTGAAAGGCCAGGAGAACTGCAAAGCAATTGCCACTCCAGCCCACGTTGCCGAAGAAGTATGTGCCTTCC
Protein-coding regions in this window:
- a CDS encoding site-specific integrase; translation: MRLGGVYETRGDSHQAAKAIKQLVNPVTAQGSTLPKKPKLKQIRSITEEDYRELQEHLLAREFMDEAWSLVLAYYLGVRPCEMRSITVTGNHVHIIGGKKNAPQDRGADRTLVIDDPAVLQVVAGAAKWMRICPRTNTAIRDRLRKECRALWPRRKQQPTLKSFRHQIGSNLKASGESDEALAYMMGHQSIESISVYGNRRSGAGHKLHIRPAQDADLSKVRHPKQPAVFGRERVVGRIEAPQRLTNRRTTAHPVANER
- the istB gene encoding IS21-like element IS1474 family helper ATPase IstB, with the translated sequence MMPQHTLNQLHQLRLDGMARALEEQWTLPASYSLSFDERLGLLLDRELAWRDNQRLVRLRKKAKLKYSNACLEDLDRRPGRALDERLIAALANGDWIRQQHNLLLTGPTGAGKTWLACALGNQACRQGYSTLYLRTPRLLEQLRIAHGDGSFGRTLQQLAKVDVLVLDDWALAPLEEGARHDLLEVIDDRAGNRSTILTSQLPIEHWHGWINDPTLADAILDRLVHNAYRLTMKGESLRRKKAEEDTAS
- the istA gene encoding IS21 family transposase translates to MAAPRVAMRNIKECLRLKLEAGLSHEKIARALQLSKGVVSKYVTAARVAGLDWPALVAMDEAALAAALFAPMPPGKPRGERVLPDVLSIHRELRRKGVTLQLLWEEYLAAHAGQPTYRYTQFVEHYRRYAQTLKRSMRQLHRAGEKLFIDYAGPTLPVVDPGTGEVRRAHIFVAALGASNYTYACATPGETQVDWLTSLGQALAYFGGVPEMVVPDNPRALVAQPDRYEPGLNRATLECARHYQTVMLPARPRKPQDKAKAEVAVQVVERWIMARLRHRQFFSLHALNQAIAELLEELNRRPFKRLDGCRRDWFERLDRPALRPLPEHPYEVASFKRCKVNIDYHIEVNGSFYSVPSALARQSVEVRLTAHTLEVLHGNRRVASHLLLGRRGAYSTQREHMPAAHQAHREWTPQRLLDWGERIGPYTRQLIDHQLTHKPHPEMGYRACLGLLSLARRYGNARLEAAAERAVQLRAFTGRSVRNLLQQGLDRQPLPKRAAEASLPEHHENVRGADYYQPPQQELFDDAATHPESTAPATPGRHGPRTGGAMDAAGQLQPELR